In the Heliangelus exortis chromosome W unlocalized genomic scaffold, bHelExo1.hap1 SUPER_W_unloc_1, whole genome shotgun sequence genome, one interval contains:
- the LOC139790542 gene encoding olfactory receptor 14A16-like, with translation MSNSSSITNFLLLAFADRRELQLLHFWLFLGIYLAALLGNGLIITTIACDHHLHTPMYFFLLNLSLLDLGSISTTLPKAMANSLWHNTDISYKACAAQLFFFLFFISSEYCLLTIMSYDRYVAICKPLHYGTLLGSRACVHMAAAAWGSGFLTALLHTANTFSLPLCQGNALDQFFCEIPQILKLSCSHSYLRELGLIVVSSCFIFGCFVFIVVSYVEIFRAVLRIPSEQGRHKAFSTCLPHLAVVSLFISTSIFAYLKPPSISSPSLDLVLSFLYSVVPPAVNPLIYSMRNQEFKDAVSKLIKGTFLKIFNLFGYSSVPL, from the coding sequence atgtccaacagcagctccatcacaaatttcctcctcctggcatttgcagacaggcgggagctgcagctcttgcacttctggctcttcctgggcatctacctggctgccctcctgggcaacggcctcatcatcaccaccatcgcctgtgaccaccacctccacacccccatgtacttcttcctcctcaacctctccctcctcgacctgggatccatctccaccactctgcccaaagccatggccaatTCCCTCTGGCACAACACGGACATCTCCTACAAGGcatgtgctgcacagctcttcttctttttattcttcatttcatCTGAGTACTGTCTCCTGACGATCATGTCCTACGACCGCTACgtggccatctgcaaacccctgcactacgggaccctcctgggcagcagagcttgtgtccacatggcagcagctgcctggggctctgggtttctcactgctctgctgcacacagccaatacattttccctgcccctctgccagggcaatgccctggaccagttcttctgtgaaatcccccagatcctcaagctctcctgctcacactcctaCCTCAGGGAACTTGGGCTTATTGTGGTCAGTTCCTGTTTTATatttggctgttttgttttcattgtggTGTCCTatgtggagatcttcagggctgtgctgagaatcccctctgagcagggaaggcacaaagccttttccacgtgcctccctcacctggccGTGGTCTCCTTGTTCATCAGCACATCCATCTTTGCCTACCTGAAGCCCCCTTCCATCTCTTCCCCATCCTTGGACCTTGTGCTGTCATTTCTATACTCggtggttcctccagcagtgaaccccctcatctacagcatgaggaacCAGGAGTTCAAGGATGCAGTTTCCAAACTTATCAAAGGaacttttttgaaaatatttaatttatttggttATTCTTCTGTTCCCTTATAA